In a single window of the Streptacidiphilus sp. P02-A3a genome:
- a CDS encoding UTRA domain-containing protein has protein sequence MSAGTVPATFEVAAPLQVEEGVPVVQRRRRYLDDGGVIAVSTSGLPGGLGAGACCRVRGRVGARAAAVRPGGWRAAAARGGQLVAGRGVGDFRAGRGRRAR, from the coding sequence GTGAGTGCGGGGACGGTGCCCGCGACTTTCGAGGTGGCTGCGCCGCTCCAGGTCGAGGAGGGGGTGCCGGTGGTCCAGCGGCGGCGCCGGTACCTGGACGACGGGGGGGTGATCGCGGTCTCCACCTCGGGGCTGCCCGGGGGGCTCGGGGCGGGAGCTTGTTGCCGAGTACGGGGTCGGGTAGGGGCTCGCGCGGCGGCGGTCCGGCCTGGGGGGTGGCGGGCGGCCGCCGCGCGGGGTGGTCAGTTGGTGGCCGGTCGCGGGGTGGGGGACTTCAGGGCGGGGAGGGGGCGGAGGGCGAGGTAG